The DNA sequence CGTTTCGGGAAGATTATCAGCGGTCCGTGGCCTACCAGGTGTCCGTGATCCGGATCGAACCCGCGAAGCCCAAGGTGACCGCGCTGCCCGTGTTGACGCCGGTGTTGGTGGTGTCACCGTCCGCCTCAGCCGCGCCCGTGCTGGCCAGCGTGGACCCCATCACCGTGCTCCCGCTGGAAGTCGTTCGACTGACAGGCGAAAAACTGAACGATCCCACCATCGCCGTCTACGTCACAGATGGGGTGAACTCCGGCTTCCCGGCCACGCCCGAGCCGATGACGATCACAAAGACCCCGGATGGCATCACCTTCCAGATCCCGAACAATGCTTCGAAGTTCCTGCCGGGGCCCAAGAAGGTCGAAGCGCGAGTGGCGCCATTCACCGGGCACGAGATTGCTTCGAACCAGCTCACGCTGAATCTGGCGCCGGGCGTCGATGCGATCTCTGTGACGTCCGGCAAGTTCGATGGCTCAGTGACGCTGGACATCACGGGCAAGTTGCTGGGCGCGGATCCCGCTGTCGCCGGTACGCTCAGCCCGCTGATCCCGGTGGTGCTCTTTGGGTCCTACGTCATTCCGAAAGCTGACGTTACGTTTGCGGCGCTGCCGGCCAAGTTGACCGTGAAGCTAAACGTGCCCGACGCAAACGCCGCGAACCTGCCCAAGACCGGGCAGGCGCTGCCAGTGCGTGTGGTGGCGAATGGCGTGGAGAGCCGCACATGGCGGCTGAACGCCGTGACGGGCGCCCCAGAGCAGAATCCCAACCTCGTGTTTACGGTGACGTGATGGCGGTGCTTCTCGACAGCAATGACGCGTTCCTGGATGCCGCTCTCGGCTGGCTGCGGCGGCGCCTGGAGGGGGAGCTTGCGCCCGTGGGCGAGATGCTGGAGTTCCTCGCCCAACAGCCCAGCGGCGTTGCGTTCCATCGCGTCTGCACCATCTTCCGGTTGAACGCCTTTGAGCGGCATGCCTTGCTGCTGTCGGCGGCTCCCGAAATCGACGAGGTCTTTGGTGCCCTTGTTGAGAAGGCGCAGAGTGGGGGGGGGCGCTGGCCCAGGGTGAGCCTGGCGTGGCGAT is a window from the uncultured Paludibaculum sp. genome containing:
- a CDS encoding DUF4255 domain-containing protein, producing MAGINGIQRVTLTLARLLADRMERRTDVVFTFGMPKPTPASPRLNIFLYHVKETPYLRNEQDPRRPPAPDGFAPLALELGYLITSYSGGNLADPGVPSGTPADSLPELDAQEILADAMRVLHDEPIITSKTPKLNGGGVVLDEGLKNEYEPLRITPRQFDIDDITKLWTAFREDYQRSVAYQVSVIRIEPAKPKVTALPVLTPVLVVSPSASAAPVLASVDPITVLPLEVVRLTGEKLNDPTIAVYVTDGVNSGFPATPEPMTITKTPDGITFQIPNNASKFLPGPKKVEARVAPFTGHEIASNQLTLNLAPGVDAISVTSGKFDGSVTLDITGKLLGADPAVAGTLSPLIPVVLFGSYVIPKADVTFAALPAKLTVKLNVPDANAANLPKTGQALPVRVVANGVESRTWRLNAVTGAPEQNPNLVFTVT